One part of the Dyadobacter sp. 676 genome encodes these proteins:
- a CDS encoding DUF86 domain-containing protein: MKKPDGDRARLLHILEAIQYINSFITGKIKNDIYDDPMLRFAIERQLEIIGEAANHLSQDLKSTHPEIEWRKIVAFRHFVAHEYFGIDLELVWDIVINKIPPLHETISTLLDRQ; encoded by the coding sequence ATGAAAAAGCCTGATGGTGACCGCGCAAGATTGTTACATATTCTTGAAGCAATTCAATACATCAACTCTTTCATCACCGGAAAGATAAAGAACGACATTTACGATGATCCTATGCTCCGGTTTGCCATTGAACGGCAGCTGGAAATCATTGGCGAAGCGGCCAATCATCTATCCCAGGATCTCAAATCTACCCACCCGGAAATCGAATGGCGCAAGATCGTTGCATTCCGGCACTTCGTAGCGCATGAGTATTTCGGCATCGACCTCGAACTCGTCTGGGACATCGTGATCAACAAGATTCCGCCGCTGCACGA
- a CDS encoding cytochrome c biogenesis protein CcdA gives MKRGIILILSICLFVTGFVQAQVQKAKAHWTYSFSKPEVKKGETVDLIFTATIDKDWYMYSSDFDPDLGPMLTTFTFEKNNTFETVGKLKPQNPKTKFEEVWGGNVRYFEGKGVFKQTVKILADNPVIKGTSEYQTCSHVSGLCIPGGEDFEFKGLKVTAAAPANEQPSLGATTPADKPGVAPATAPAAPASNDTAVAVSASDIPATSPAAAASAAETVQKASSEAPAASGSLLGFALAAFLSGLLALLTPCVFPIIPMTVSFFTNQEKGKFKAFLYGISIILIYTLIGTVVSRLNGPAFANFLSTHWLPNLLFFAIFITFGLSFLGLFEIVLPSGFVNKMDQKADQGGYAGVFFMAFTLVLVSFSCTGPIVGSLLVASAGGEVVKPIVGMAAFSAAFAIPFTSFALFPQWLKSLPKSGGWLNTVKVVLGFLELALALKFFSIADQVYHWHLLDREVYLAFWIVIFGLLGFYLLGKIRTPHDSPVEKVSVPRLLLAIVTFTFVVYMIPGMWGAPLKALAGYLPPQSTLDFDLSKRTAAPASTGVSTEARKYADLFHLPHELEGFFDYREALAYAKKVNKPVFIDFTGHGCVNCREMEARVWVDPAVLQRLRNDYVIVALYVDDKTELPEAQWYTSKYDNKVKKTIGAQNADLQIVKYNNNAQPHYCLVDHEGNLLVPPKNYDLDPAKFAAFLDSGKAAFVRK, from the coding sequence ATGAAACGCGGTATCATACTCATTCTCAGCATTTGTCTTTTCGTAACGGGCTTCGTTCAGGCGCAGGTACAAAAAGCCAAGGCACACTGGACCTATTCCTTTTCCAAACCGGAAGTCAAAAAAGGCGAGACCGTCGACCTGATCTTTACCGCAACCATCGACAAGGACTGGTACATGTATTCCTCCGACTTCGACCCGGACCTGGGCCCGATGCTGACGACTTTTACCTTTGAAAAGAACAACACTTTCGAGACTGTCGGCAAACTGAAACCCCAGAACCCGAAGACTAAATTCGAGGAGGTTTGGGGAGGCAATGTGCGTTATTTCGAAGGAAAAGGTGTTTTTAAACAAACAGTTAAAATCCTGGCCGATAATCCGGTCATCAAAGGGACCTCCGAATACCAGACTTGCAGCCATGTAAGCGGGTTGTGCATTCCGGGCGGGGAAGATTTTGAATTTAAAGGCCTGAAAGTTACCGCCGCCGCTCCGGCAAATGAGCAACCTTCCTTGGGCGCCACTACACCGGCCGACAAACCCGGCGTAGCGCCTGCCACCGCGCCTGCCGCTCCCGCTTCAAACGACACGGCCGTTGCAGTTTCGGCCTCGGACATTCCGGCAACCAGCCCGGCCGCCGCTGCATCCGCTGCCGAAACAGTACAAAAAGCCTCCTCCGAAGCACCCGCCGCCAGCGGTTCGTTACTAGGTTTCGCATTGGCCGCGTTCCTCTCCGGCCTTCTCGCATTGCTGACGCCCTGCGTTTTCCCGATCATCCCGATGACCGTCAGCTTTTTCACCAACCAGGAAAAGGGCAAATTCAAGGCATTTTTATATGGTATTTCGATAATACTGATCTATACATTAATAGGTACCGTCGTGTCGCGGCTGAACGGTCCTGCATTCGCCAACTTTCTCAGCACGCATTGGCTGCCCAACCTGCTGTTCTTCGCCATTTTCATCACCTTCGGTTTGTCGTTCCTCGGTCTTTTCGAAATCGTGTTGCCGAGCGGGTTCGTCAATAAGATGGACCAAAAAGCCGACCAGGGCGGATATGCGGGCGTTTTCTTCATGGCATTTACCTTGGTACTGGTTTCATTTTCCTGCACCGGCCCGATTGTCGGCAGCTTGCTGGTGGCCTCGGCGGGCGGGGAAGTAGTGAAACCTATTGTAGGGATGGCCGCATTCTCCGCCGCATTTGCTATTCCGTTTACTTCATTCGCATTGTTTCCGCAATGGTTGAAATCCTTGCCCAAGTCCGGTGGCTGGCTGAATACCGTGAAAGTGGTATTGGGCTTCCTGGAACTGGCCCTCGCATTGAAATTTTTCAGCATTGCTGATCAGGTTTATCACTGGCATTTGCTGGATCGTGAGGTTTACCTTGCTTTCTGGATCGTCATTTTCGGGTTGCTGGGTTTCTACTTGCTCGGCAAAATCCGTACGCCGCATGATTCGCCCGTTGAAAAAGTAAGCGTACCACGCCTGCTGCTGGCTATCGTTACCTTTACGTTTGTCGTGTACATGATCCCGGGCATGTGGGGCGCGCCGCTCAAAGCATTGGCCGGTTACCTGCCTCCGCAATCGACCCTGGATTTCGACCTTAGCAAAAGGACCGCTGCACCTGCATCCACCGGCGTTTCCACGGAAGCCCGCAAATATGCCGACCTTTTTCATCTGCCTCACGAACTCGAAGGCTTCTTCGATTACCGGGAAGCATTGGCCTATGCCAAAAAAGTCAACAAACCCGTTTTCATCGACTTCACCGGTCACGGGTGCGTCAACTGCCGTGAAATGGAGGCCCGGGTATGGGTCGACCCGGCCGTGTTGCAACGCCTGCGCAATGATTATGTGATCGTGGCATTGTACGTCGACGACAAAACCGAACTGCCCGAAGCCCAGTGGTATACTTCCAAATACGACAACAAGGTCAAGAAAACCATCGGCGCGCAAAATGCCGACCTGCAAATTGTGAAATACAACAACAATGCGCAGCCGCATTACTGCCTGGTGGACCATGAGGGCAACCTGCTCGTTCCGCCCAAAAACTACGACCTGGACCCGGCGAAGTTTGCGGCGTTCCTCGATAGCGGGAAGGCAGCGTTTGTGAGGAAATAA
- a CDS encoding nucleotidyltransferase family protein — protein sequence MCTYNYYLVESNESKMEHLIQKAALFFQDKPVKRAYLFGSAARGEQNSNSDVDILVDLDYENGADFDTFFDMQEALTAILGTRVDLVSCNGLSPYIRPQIDQEKQLIYEKA from the coding sequence ATATGTACCTATAATTACTATCTTGTTGAGTCAAATGAAAGCAAGATGGAACACTTAATCCAGAAAGCCGCCCTATTTTTCCAGGACAAACCGGTTAAACGTGCTTACCTTTTTGGTTCTGCCGCGCGTGGCGAACAAAACAGTAACAGTGACGTTGACATTCTTGTTGATCTGGATTACGAAAACGGCGCCGACTTCGACACCTTTTTTGACATGCAAGAAGCATTAACCGCTATACTCGGGACGCGTGTCGACCTCGTCAGCTGTAACGGCCTGTCTCCATACATCAGACCCCAAATCGATCAGGAGAAGCAATTGATTTATGAAAAAGCCTGA